From a single Callithrix jacchus isolate 240 chromosome 5, calJac240_pri, whole genome shotgun sequence genomic region:
- the TEFM gene encoding transcription elongation factor, mitochondrial, producing MEEDRTYRFSLEMGVPSLFLEGGRWRCFLAPLRSSLSQALHNSCCRKKFTTPKKIISDVTFCDENAKEPENAVDKRFSSEQQASILHVLNTASTEELEAFRLLRGRRSINIIKHRENFGPFQNLESLMNVPLFQYKSTVQVCNSILCSKTGGDKRKLPENRFLRKLLKPDIERERLKAADSIVSIVFGTRRIAWAHLDRKLTVLDWQQSDRWKLMKETTYSSSIYLEEISSIISKMPKADFYVLEKRALSIQNSSLFPILLHFQIVEAMLYALLNKTFAQDGQHQVLSMNRNAVGKHFELMIGDFRTSGKELVKQFLSDSVLKADPRVFFPSEKIVHYRQMFLSSESRRVEELYDSLLQAVAFYELAVFDSEP from the exons GGAGGTGGAGATGCTTTCTGGCCCCATTGAGGTCATCCCTGTCCCAGGCCTTACATAATTCCTGCTGTCGGAAAAAATTCACTACacctaagaaaattatttctgatgTTACTTTTTGTGATGAAAATGCAAAAGAGCCTGAAAATGCAGTTGACAAGCGCTTCTCTTCAGAACAGCAGGCTTCCATCTTGCATGTGTTGAATACAGCATCTACTGAAGAACTTGAAGCTTTCAGATTGCTTCGTGGAAGAAGGTCCATCAATATCATAAAGCACAGAGAAAACTTTGGGCCATTTCAGAATTTGGAGAGTTTAATGAATGTGCCCTTGTTTCAGTATAAAAGTACAGTTCAAGTTTGTAACTCCATACTTTGTTCAAAGACTGGAGGGGATAAAAGAAAGTTACCAGAAAACCGGTTCTTGAGAAAACTCCTCAAACCAGACATAGAAAGAGAAAGACTTAAG GCAGCTGATAGTATCGTATCTATTGTTTTTGGTACTCGAAGAATTGCCTGGGCTCACCTTGATCGTAAATTGACAGTGCTGGACTGGCAGCAAAGTGATCGTTGGAAATTAATGAAGGAAACTACATACTCATCATCCATCTATTTAGAAGAG atttcttcGATCATTTCAAAGATGCCTAAAGCAGATTTCTATGTTCTGGAAAAAAGAGCACTTTCCATTCAGAACTCATCTCTGTTTCCTATACTGTTACATTTTCAAATCGTGGAAGCCATGCTGTATGCcttattaaataaaacttttgcCCAGGATGGGCAGCACCAGGTGCTGAGCATGAATAGAAACGCAGTGGGGAAGCATTTTGAACTGATGATTGGTGACTTCAGGACTAGTGGAAAAGAACTAGTGAAGCAGTTCCTCTCCGATTCTGTACTGAAGGCGGATCCTCGGGTGTTCTTCCCATCAGAAAAAATAGTCCACTACAGACAGATGTTTTTATCTAGTGAATCACGAAGAGTAGAAGAGCTTTATGATTCATTATTACAAGCTGTTGCCTTCTATGAATTAGCAGTGTTTGACTCTGAGCCTTAG
- the LOC118153804 gene encoding rho GDP-dissociation inhibitor 1-like isoform X2 has product MAEQEPTAEQLAQIAAENEEDEHSVNYKPPAQKSIQEIQELDKDDESLRKYKEALLGRVAVSADPNVPNVVVTGLTLVCSSAPAPLELDLTGDLESFKKQSFVLKEGVEYRIKISFRVNREIVSGMKYIQHTYRKGVKIDKTDYMVGSYGIKSRFTDDDKTDHLSWEWNLTIKKEWKD; this is encoded by the exons ATGGCTGAGCAGGAGCCCACAGCCGAGCAGCTGGCCCAGATTGCAgcagagaatgaggaagatgagCACTCAGTCAACTATAAGCCCCCTGCCCAGAAGAGCATCCAGGAGATCCAGGAGCTGGACAAGGATGATGAGAGCCTGCGAAAGTACAAGGAGGCCTTGCTGGGCCGCGTGGCTGTTTCTGCAGACCCTAACGTCCCCAACGTCGTCGTGACTGGCCTGACCCTGGTGTGCAGCTCGGCCCCAGCACCCCTGGAGCTGGACCTGACAGGTGACCTGGAGAGCTTCAAGAAGCAGTCATTTGTGCTGAAGGAGGGCGTGGAGTACCGGATAAAAATCTCTTTCCGGGTGAACAGAGAGATCGTGTCTGGCATGAAGTACATCCAGCACACATACAGGAAAGGCGTCAAGATTGACAAGACTGACTACATGGTGGGCAGCTATGG CATCAAGTCCCGATTTACAGACGACGACAAGACTGACCACCTGTCCTGGGAGTGGAATCTCACCATCAAAAAGGAGTGGAAGGACTGA
- the LOC118153804 gene encoding rho GDP-dissociation inhibitor 1-like isoform X1, whose protein sequence is MAEQEPTAEQLAQIAAENEEDEHSVNYKPPAQKSIQEIQELDKDDESLRKYKEALLGRVAVSADPNVPNVVVTGLTLVCSSAPAPLELDLTGDLESFKKQSFVLKEGVEYRIKISFRVNREIVSGMKYIQHTYRKGVKIDKTDYMVGSYGSGAEEYEFLTTVEEAPKGMLARGSYSIKSRFTDDDKTDHLSWEWNLTIKKEWKD, encoded by the coding sequence ATGGCTGAGCAGGAGCCCACAGCCGAGCAGCTGGCCCAGATTGCAgcagagaatgaggaagatgagCACTCAGTCAACTATAAGCCCCCTGCCCAGAAGAGCATCCAGGAGATCCAGGAGCTGGACAAGGATGATGAGAGCCTGCGAAAGTACAAGGAGGCCTTGCTGGGCCGCGTGGCTGTTTCTGCAGACCCTAACGTCCCCAACGTCGTCGTGACTGGCCTGACCCTGGTGTGCAGCTCGGCCCCAGCACCCCTGGAGCTGGACCTGACAGGTGACCTGGAGAGCTTCAAGAAGCAGTCATTTGTGCTGAAGGAGGGCGTGGAGTACCGGATAAAAATCTCTTTCCGGGTGAACAGAGAGATCGTGTCTGGCATGAAGTACATCCAGCACACATACAGGAAAGGCGTCAAGATTGACAAGACTGACTACATGGTGGGCAGCTATGGGTCCGGGGCTGAGGAGTATGAGTTCCTGACCACCGTGGAGGAGGCGCCCAAGGGCATGCTGGCCCGGGGCAGCTACAGCATCAAGTCCCGATTTACAGACGACGACAAGACTGACCACCTGTCCTGGGAGTGGAATCTCACCATCAAAAAGGAGTGGAAGGACTGA